The following coding sequences lie in one Vespa velutina chromosome 24, iVesVel2.1, whole genome shotgun sequence genomic window:
- the LOC124957134 gene encoding troponin T, skeletal muscle has protein sequence MKRQEQKRSDLDEQLKEYIAEWRKQRAKEEEELKRLKEKQAKRKITRADEEKRLAQKKKEEEERRQREIEEKKQRDIEEKRRRLEESEKKRQAMMQAMKDQANKKGPNFTITKKDLGGNLSSAQLERNKTKEQLEEEKKISLSIRIKPLEIEGLSIDKLRFKATELWDTIVKLETEKYDLEERQKRQDYDLKELKERQKQQLRHKALKKGLDPEALTGKYPPKIQVASKYERRVDTRSYDDKKKLFEGGLTEQQKEIIEKQWTQQKEQFLGRQKTKLPKWFGERPGKKAGDPESPEGEEDVKAAADDDLEEPQFDEEEEEEEEEEGEDKEEEEEEEEEEEEEEEEEEEEEEEEEE, from the exons AGGCAAGAACAGAAGAGAAGCGATCTCGATGAACAACTTAAGGAATACATTGCGGAATGGAGAAAGCAGAGAGccaaggaagaagaggaactCAAACGTCTCaag GAGAAACAAGCTAAGCGCAAGATCACCCGCGccgacgaagaaaagagattggctcagaagaagaaggaagaggaggaacgTCGTCAACGTGaaattg aggaaaagaaacaacgtgACATTGAGGAAAAGAGACGACGCCTCGAGGAATCCGAAAAGAAACGTCAGGCTATGATGCAAGCGATGAAGGACCAAGCAAACAAGAAAGGACCTAACTTTACCATTACGAAGAAGGACCTCGGG GGTAATCTCTCATCGGCCCAATTGGAACGTAACAAGACGAAGGAACAActcgaggaagagaaaaagatatcattGAGTATTCGCATTAAACCATTAGAGATTGAGGGACTATCGATTGATAAACTCCGTTTCAAGGCCACCGAACTTTGGGATACTATCGTTAAATTAGAAACTGAAAAGTACGATCTCGAGGAGAGACAAAAACGTCAAGATTACGAT cTTAAAGAGCTGAAGGAACGTCAGAAACAACAATTGAGGCACAAGGCTTTGAAGAAAGGTTTAGATCCTGAAGCCCTTACTGGCAAGTATCct cCGAAGATTCAAGTTGCATCGAAGTATGAACGTCGCGTCGATACCAGGTCTTACGACGACAAGAAGAAACTTTTCGAGGgt GGTCTGACCGAACAGCAAAAGGAGATCATAGAAAAGCAATGGACCCAACAGAAGGAACAATTCCTTGGTCGTCAAAAGA CGAAGTTACCGAAATGGTTCGGCGAGAGGCCCGGCAAGAAAGCTGGCGATCCAGAATCACCGGAGGGCGAAGAGGACGTGAAGGCCGCGGCCGATGACGATCTCGAGGAGCCACAAttcgacgaagaagaggaggaagaggaagaggaggagggtgaggataaggaggaggaggaggaagaggaagaagaggaagaggaggaagaggaggaggaagaagaggaggaggaagaggaagaagaataa